A region of the Flavipsychrobacter sp. genome:
ATAGCTGTTTAATATTGTCTTAGCTTTTTCAAGATAATTCTCTATTTCTTCTTTAATGTAACGAGCCTCTTTAGGCATCGAACCTTTACCATATACCGCCTTATTAAATATTTCTTCTGTGGTATAAATCTTAATGTTAACTCTGAATTGCTCACCGTTGAGAAAAACGGTCAATTTGACCGGCCAGTTTATGCCATCAGCCATTGGTGTTCTCTTATCCAGAAAGGGATATACGCTACTCTTTTTAGTCTTTACTCGTTTGGTCATGCTTTATAAATAATTATAAAGCGAGTGTAGCAGATTCCAGCGAATAAAAGGTCTGGTTTACAAATTTTAGCGTTTACTCCACGATGGTTTATTCCGTGTTTTGATTATATAATTCATTCTCAAGCGTTCACATAATTGTAATATAAGCACTAAAGATGCGGAGGTAAGGCAGCTAATTATTCCGGATGAAAAACAGGTTTCAGTTTCGTGAGCTTTGTAAAGTTAGACTTATGCCGCTTCTTAATATCAGTCAAGTAGTTGACTACGTCAAGGGAGGTGCTGGGTAGGAATTTTTTGTATTGTTCAATAAATTCTAAGATGTCCATTATGTTCTCGTATTCCTCTCTAAAAGACGATAAGGTCTCTCCATGAGTCTGTTTTATTTTTTCAAGATTAGTTGTTATATATTTCATGTCAACAGCAGCTATATCGAGTTCTTGACCATGATAGGAAGTTTGAGCTTTTATTGTTTCAAAAAAACCTACAAGCTTATTATCAAAATCTCCCGTTTCTAAGTTAAGATAATACTCTAATTCAGTTGAGGGCTTAAGAATGTCCTTCTCAAAATCAAACCAAGCCTTTAATGTTTCTTTCAGTTCTTTATGAGTAGAATTCTTTTTAGAACGTTCTTGTACTTCTGCAACTAACCCAAATATGTGATTGAAAGATTTTATTCCACTTATTATTTCAGTGCTGTTTTTTTTAAGCATTTTGTGCAGTTCCATATGCGCATCGCTTATCACATGAAATACCCTTAAAAGATAATGCAGGTCATAAATTAAGTCCTTGGAGAGTAAACCAAAATCTTTATCTTTTATATTCCCGGAATGCAAAAAGCTATTTCTTAAAAATGGCAGATGATACTCGAAATAATCAAAGTTTCTTTCCTCATGTGTGTAGTGTGGTCGTACCGCAAATACCTTAGTGGATAAAGAGCTGTAATTTTTTTGAGGATATAGTATATATAACATATCGGAAAAAACACCTTCAACTTGTGTTAAAGCAAGTGCTGTAAACGCATACCAACGTCTGGCTTTTATAAGTTTTTTGAGCTCATCGAATACCGGTTTACGCTCTATTACCTTTGGTAAAGTTGGAATGTAAAAGTTCTCAATCTCATGAAATATCTGTTCAACAGAAAGATATTTTTTTAGCTTATGATAAAAGAGTTTTTTATTTGTTTTATATAAGTCCTCCATTTGGGGAATATCTCTAACACTTACCTCATCCAAACGGTGTCGACAAACATTTATCTGGCGATAATCAAAATACTCGATACTACGATATTGCCACCACCTGTAAGGTCTATCCCAATATCCTTCAAACCACATTAATCCAAAATCTTTTAAACTCTTATCCTGTGATGCCTTTATAATGGCTCTGTCTTCTAAGTCATTTATTAAATACTTTATTATTACATCTTTTTCGGCTATACATCTTTCGTAGAAATCAATTATCAACTTCGATTTATGTTCTCGTCTATGAACACCTTTTTTATATGAAATAATAATGGCGTCTGCTTCATAAAAAGCTATCAAAGAAAGTAATTCTTTAAGGTTACTTTTTACTTGTGTTTCCAATTGACTTAGAATATGAAATGGCATTTCATGTAATCCGACAATGTATTTAATGAAGTGTCCTATTGGAGTGTTATCGGCATATTTGTCTTTATCATAGAAAGTATCTTCAACTTTGCCATTGCTGTAGATACCATATTTTTGAAGTATTACAATGCATTGTTTTTCAATACTTTCCCTGTCATCAGGGTCGTATTTTTTTCTGCCAAAACTGAATATTCTTAGGCTATGGTATGTTATTAACAGTTGGTCTTCATTAAAAATGAAATGCCTGGAGAGACCTGCCTTTATAACCTTGTTCGCATGTTGTATTGCACCCCAAGTTTCATTAATGTCTTTTAGCTTGATAGTTTCTATGGATTTTTTCTTGGTCGTTTTCTTCCGAGAGGTAATTACATGTGCCATACAGTATATTGATTAAAGCATCTTGAATATTATAATAGTAGAGAAAAGTCTTAACTTCTTCAGAAAATTACAATAATCATAAGTAGCGAGAGCTTATACTTGTTTTATAAGGCTTTGGTATACATAGGAGGTATTTCAGTTATGTTTTTGATAAAACAGTCTGGTGTCATAAAAATTGCACTAAATTTTGCACTGAACTGTACCTGCTGATTAGGCATCTTAAAGCTAAATACATAAAATATTATAATTATTGAATGCTCATTTAGAGCGTTTTAGAGCATTTCTTAGCGCGACTCAAAATCTGGTTTCTTCACGGGAGTGGGGGTTCGATTCCCCCCTGGGGCACTTAAAAAGCCGATCTTAACAGATCGGCTTTTCTTTTGGCCAAAATTCTAAAATATAAAACAATATAAGCCTTAATGAATGTGGCTTTAGATCTAGTAGTGAGAGCTTAGAATTAGCAAAGCCTCCCTCCCTAAACTACAACACTATATTTTTTGACGTTGTTTGTCTAGGAGGTCTTTATATACATCGCATAACTCTTTATAATTATCTGCGATTTCTTTCTTAGCTAAATACGACTCCAATGCTAAAAGAAAGTCATGCCAACCTGCTAAAAGCCCTACCCAATGTGTTCCCTTTCCATTAGGTTGGAAATTCTGAATATCACTATCACCCTGAGCTTCAATAGCTGGAGGAAGTTTATCTACTAAACGAAGTTCAACACCAACAGTAGTAGGTCTTAATTCAAACCGAGTATACGATACTTCCGAGCTATTGAATTGAATATATTCCAACTCTTTCAATGCGGCTATCCACCCTTCCCAACCACCTTCGAACTGAAATACACCACCTACCTCGACATCCATTTTTGACTTCATAAACCATTTAGCCAATCCTTCATCTGTAGAGATCGCTTGCCAAATTTTGGCTAACGATACATTATATTGTCCAATAAAAACTGCTGTGTTTTTATCAAGTGTATTAAGTTGAATGCTCTGTACCATATTCAAATATAACCATAGACGGAATATTATTCTGATTCTCTAAAAACTCCTATTCAGCTATGTATATTCCTCCTTCATCACATTGAGATACTTTATTATATTTCGTTGTATTAATTTCAGGGTAACTTGGAATTAATGATGCACAGAATTATAGTAAAACATACCTGTACATGTCTTTTCTTTCTGGCATTTCTTATGTCTGCAACACCTCTATACCAGCTTTTTAAAACCCCAATATTATATACTCATTATTTCGAACATAAAGTCAATAACCCTGACATCTCTGTGTTTGATTATATATTTATGCATTACATAGGTGATGATGGCGTTTCAGAAGATGACGTAACTGATATGCAATTACCATTTAAAAAAGTTGAGCGTAATACATTACAAGATTTATATAGCTTAACATTTGCATCTATACCTACAACTAAGTGTATTACAGCAGTAGCAACTTCCTTTTGTTTATACTGTCATCAACGTTATAGGCAATTCTATGATGATGCTATGCTTAAACCTCCGCAAGCAACATAAATTATTTCATCAATATAGTTGCACATTAAGTGGCTATATATTTAAATGACAATCAGTTCAGCGCATAGGGTTCTTATAACACCATGTGCCTGACAATTATTTATTATTTAATACAATTAACAATGAAAAAAATACTTCATATAGCAATAGTTGCGATCGGATATATAATACTAACATCAAGCTCTTGTAAGAAAGACGATGATAATGTAAATCCAAGTAATAGTTCAAATATAACACCTGGTTCTGGCTGGCATGTCTCATTATTTTCGGAACAAAGTGAAAATAAGACAAGCAATTATAGCGAATATAGTTTCGATTTTGCAACAGATGGTTCTATGTCAGCACAAGGTAGTGGGCAAGTTGTAACAGGAACATGGAAGCAATATCAGGATGACGGTATTACTAAGTTTGCGATCAGTCTTAATACTACAAATAATAATTTACTGGAACTTAATGACGACTGGGCTCTTGTAAGTAAAGATGAAAAGTTTATATCCCTTAAAGATGATAATAGCTCAAAGAATGAACAGTTGCAGTTCTCTAAGTAATGATTATCTCATAGTATAATACTGTACAAGCGGTTACATAAAGTAGCCGCTTTTTTATTTATACTCCTCATACCATTTAAAATGGTCATGAATAATGCCTTCCTTTTTCTCTTTTATAAAGCTTAGGAAAGAGGCTGCAACATTCGTATGTTCTTTGTCCTTAAGCCATATAAGAGACCATGTAGTTTGTATGGGTAACCCCTTTACAGGAATTATTGACAGCTGTTTATTATGTAGTTCATTTTTTATCCCGATCAAAGGCATTACCGAATAACCCAGACCTGCAACTACAGCTTGCTTCACCGCTTCATTTGAAGTCAGCTCCATTTTTTTAAGTACACTCATTTTTTTCTCCTTAAAAAAACCAGACATTGTATCTCGAGTACCCGATCCCTTTTCTCTAAATATAAGAGGCAGTTCTTTTAACAACTCTGCGTCATATACTCTTCTCTTCAGTTTATTATTAGCATTACCTACCAAGTAGAGCTTATTAGCGATCAAGTCCACCTTTTCTACTTTGAGTTTTTTAGGCAATACAGATACTAAAGCGAAATCCACTTCATTATTATCTAAACTTTCTATCACCTTACTTTTATTCGTAACATCAAGTGTTAGATCTACCCCATCATTTAGCTTCATAAAATCTGTCAGGAAATATGGCATCACATACTTCCCTGTAGAAACTACCGAAATTTTCAGCTTACCTACCAACTGCCCTCTAAAAGCATGCATCTTATAATTGATATCATATACCTGCTCCAGTATTTTTTCTGCAGCATCGGCAATCTCAATTCCAAAATCTGTTACGTATATATTCCTGCCAATATTCTCAATTAGCGGAATATCAAATTGATCTTGGAATTTTTTCAGCTGTATAGAAACCGCAGGTTGAGTTAAATGCAACTCTGCTGCTGCCTTTGTAACACTCTGTGTCTGAGCAATTTTTAGAAATATC
Encoded here:
- a CDS encoding SRPBCC domain-containing protein is translated as MVQSIQLNTLDKNTAVFIGQYNVSLAKIWQAISTDEGLAKWFMKSKMDVEVGGVFQFEGGWEGWIAALKELEYIQFNSSEVSYTRFELRPTTVGVELRLVDKLPPAIEAQGDSDIQNFQPNGKGTHWVGLLAGWHDFLLALESYLAKKEIADNYKELCDVYKDLLDKQRQKI
- a CDS encoding LysR family transcriptional regulator, encoding MNYTLNQLQIFLKIAQTQSVTKAAAELHLTQPAVSIQLKKFQDQFDIPLIENIGRNIYVTDFGIEIADAAEKILEQVYDINYKMHAFRGQLVGKLKISVVSTGKYVMPYFLTDFMKLNDGVDLTLDVTNKSKVIESLDNNEVDFALVSVLPKKLKVEKVDLIANKLYLVGNANNKLKRRVYDAELLKELPLIFREKGSGTRDTMSGFFKEKKMSVLKKMELTSNEAVKQAVVAGLGYSVMPLIGIKNELHNKQLSIIPVKGLPIQTTWSLIWLKDKEHTNVAASFLSFIKEKKEGIIHDHFKWYEEYK